In one window of Leguminivora glycinivorella isolate SPB_JAAS2020 chromosome 10, LegGlyc_1.1, whole genome shotgun sequence DNA:
- the LOC125230366 gene encoding uncharacterized protein LOC125230366, whose protein sequence is MGKTSKDKRDIYYRLAKEEGWRARSAFKLLQINEEHNIFEGVLRAVDLCAAPGSWSQVLTKKLRQNAQNEDEVKIVAVDLQAMAALPGVKQIQGDITKVSTANEIIKEFEGLKADLVVCDGAPDVTGLHDIDEYVQSQLLLAALNITTHVLKDGGVFVAKIFRGKDVSLLYSQLKQFFKFVTVSKPRSSRNSSIEAFVICQNYQPPEGYVPTMVNPLLDHKYCDFNQFTGPNRYIVPFNACGDLSAYDSDTSYPLLLDGQSSYEYKEPVQGPINPPYKEVLDKTKNLQLQNKYFLAKKTFYGPTKKEPVWVYLEREMQQNADRKPYNEKVGDWLKFLRDMKRFFYQESKKQERILKKEIGPLWYVEMSGYQKDVLKELVKNIHYDLIENLPTRTRKSLSDLGLSRSIPKSVLMKCMNEAGEDAAVFIWKLYTAIYNQSPSEPRGEYDMDGMILMSALVFIDYDECVESLRELTKPVKESPEPPKKKGKKTSNYADDRYGMYLERTTIPVYCRHPSPQRGQRVNKPQPRMEKKITIRSDDSYEELRMDNKFLDKRLQRCVKAKQAERICTYKFWEPPVYLRSTSPGMAEYYKKLKLLQKSARVQHASPIDNVQFNVGTVALVGGQPRYILNNIVLLPTGYIAINGGTSSFSTGEYLTVIDGHWRYPVEKEEKCDPDCDCLKWEPTVLKHLEKSKCKCGHLYDFYHEGKSKEKYFYQPMKEMPMWFDEAKIYQMDPTEDFIKDTVIMAERSQDPTPVPSHPELSAGGIKPKALLQSFLADLSGTPLVIPHLPQAELLNNLQELVRKRFNGELAPETHKLSVVRSLRRWLWLKHMDFRERAYMIPFTKHELENITWADRQNLQYLFETLLRDFTARNRLRQLEQTRLWWSTMKFDRYPSQAFLDLYFTYMPGRSKDVYVFNPFNAELTPNDIFKTCPLS, encoded by the exons ATgggtaaaacatcaaaagataAAAGAGATATCTACTATAGGTTAGCTAAGGAAGAAGGATGGCGAGCCAGAAGTGCATTTAAATTGCTACAAATTAATGAAGAACACAACATATTTGAAGGAGTACTCCGCGCCGTGGATCTCTGCGCCGCTCCCGGTAGCTGGAGCCAAGTACTGACAAAGAAACTTCGACAGAATGCTCAAAATGAAGATGAAGTTAAGATAGTGGCCGTCGACTTGCAAGCTATGGCGGCTCTGCCGGGCGTCAAACAAATACAAGGCGACATAACCAAGGTGTCGACTGCTAACGAAATAATTAAGGAATTTGAAGGATTAAAGGCAGATTTAGTTGTTTGTGATGGAGCCCCAGATGTGACCGGATTGCATGATATTGACGAGTATGTCCAATCACAGCTTCTCCTAGCAGCTTTGAATATTACTACACATGTTCTCAAAGATGGAGGTGTATTTGTGGCTAAAATCTTTAGAGGGAAAGATGTGTCACTCTTATATTCACAGCTGAAGCAGTTTTTCAAGTTTGTTACTGTCAGCAAGCCGAGGAGTTCAAGAAATTCAAGTATTGAAGCCTTTGTGATATGTCAGAACTACCAGCCACCGGAAGGCTATGTGCCAACCATGGTGAATCCTCTGCTTGATCACAAGTACTGTGATTTCAATCAGTTCACTGGCCCTAACAGATATATTGTGCCCTTCAATGCATGTGGGGACTTAAGTGCATATGACTCTGATACCTCATATCCTTTACTGTTGGATGGACAGTCATCTTATGAATATAAGGAACCAGTTCAGGGCCCTATCAATCCACCTTACAAAGAAGTATTAGACAAGACAAAAAATTTACAGTTACagaa CAAATATTTCTTAGCAAAAAAG ACATTTTACGGACCGACAAAAAAGGAACCAGTATGGGTATATTTGGAGAGAGAAATGCAACAGAATGCAGACAGAAAACCTTACAACGAAAAAGTGGGCGACTGGCTTAAGTTTTTGCGAGACATGAAACGCTTTTTTTATCAGGAAA GTAAAAAGCAAGAAAGAATACTGAAAAAGGAAATTGGTCCACTTTGGTACGTGGAAATGTCAGGATATCAGAAAGACGTTCTTAAGGAATTAGTGAAGAACATCCACTATGACTTGATTGAAAACCTGCCCACACGGACTCGAAAATccttatcagatttaggcctcaGCAGGAGCATACCCAAGTCtgttttaatgaaatgtatGAACGAGGCTGGCGAGGACGCAGCAGTATTTATTTGGAAGTTATAcactgcaatttataatcaATCGCCCAGTGAACCTCGGGGAG AATACGATATGGACGGAATGATTCTTATGTCAGCGCTGGTCTTTATTGACTATGATGAATGTGTAGAATCTTTAAGAGAGTTAACGAAGCCAGTAAAGGAATCACCCGAACCACCGAAGAAGAAAG GTAAAAAGACTAGCAATTATGCAGACGACCGGTACGGAATGTATTTGGAGCGAACTACTATACCTGTGTACTGTAGACACCCGTCTCCGCAGCGAGGGCAGAGAGTCAACAAGCCGCAGCCCCGAATGGAGAAAAAGATCACGATTAGGAGTGATGAt AGCTATGAAGAATTAAGAATGGATAATAAGTtc CTTGATAAAAGACTGCAAAGATGTGTAAAAGCGAAACAAGCGGAAAGGATTTGCACTTACAAATTTTGGGAGCCACCCGTTTATCTTC GTAGCACTAGCCCGGGTATGGCGGAATATTATAAGAAGTTAAAGTTACTACAAAAGTCAGCACGAGTTCAACATGCGAGTCCTATAGATAACGTACAATTTAACGTGGGAACTGTCGCTTTAGTAGGGGGACAACCACGTTATATTTTAAACA aTATTGTTTTATTACCGACTGGATACATAGCTATCAATGGGGGAACAAGCTCATTCTCCACTGGAGAATACTTGACAGTTATAGATGGACACTGGAGGTACCCAGTGGAAAAAGAAGAAAAATGCGATCCTGATTGTGACTGCTTGAAATG GGAACCAACCGTGTTAAAACATTTAGAAAAATCCAAATGCAAGTGCGGTCACCTTTACGATTTCTACCACGAAGGGAAATCTAAGGAGAAGTACTTCTACCAGCCGATGAAAGAGATGCCAATGTGGTTCGACGAAGCTAAAATATACCAGATGGATCCAACAGAGGATTTCATAAAAGACACGGTTATAATGGCAGAAAGGTCTCAGGATCCAACG CCGGTTCCGTCCCATCCTGAATTGTCGGCAGGTGGTATAAAACCGAAGGCTCTACTACAG TCGTTCCTTGCCGATTTATCTGGGACCCCGCTAGTGATCCCCCACCTACCTCAAGCGGAACTCCTGAACAACCTGCAAGAGCTCGTCAGAAAACGCTTCAACGGCGAGCTGGCTCCAGAGACTCACA AGCTTTCAGTAGTCCGGTCGTTGCGGCGATGGTTGTGGCTCAAGCATATGGACTTCAGAGAGCGAGCTTACATGATACCCTTTACGAAGCACGAGCTTGAGAATATTACTTGGGCGGATAGGCAGAATCTGCAGTACCTA TTTGAGACCCTGCTGCGAGATTTCACAGCGAGGAATAGATTGCGCCAGCTGGAACAGACGCGTCTTTGGTGGTCCACTATGAAGTTCGATAGATACCCCAGCCAAGCTTTCTT